From a single Brassica napus cultivar Da-Ae chromosome C9, Da-Ae, whole genome shotgun sequence genomic region:
- the LOC106408275 gene encoding uncharacterized protein LOC106408275 has protein sequence MAQQKPDPKTIRPDQTERDEKPSQRPARDSENLNHGRYQNRLIEKAEGMAVSTWPDISHLSVSRPELINVLRQMGQQVKWPQKMKAPDSFRNPGVWCDFHRDHSHKLEDCIAQKIEVNKLLKKGHLREFLSEKAKSHLRKETTGKPTEAALVSPPRQDRVIHVILGGSEISGISHAAAKKSTWNAKHGLEVAKPKRLLLGTDEISFTAKEEEKVLSPHLDALVISLIVANYLVKRILVDNGSSDNIIFQAAYKDPGLEESALTRRTTPLIGLSGEVKKPAGEVTLPVYAEGINMSTKYIVVECDSSYNMILGQPWIHGM, from the coding sequence ATGGCGCAACAAAAACCAGATCCCAAGACGATCAGACCAGACCAAACCGAGCGAGACGAGAAACCTTCTCAAAGACCAGCTAGGGACTCCGAAAATCTTAACCATGGCAGATACCAGAACCGGCTGATAGAGAAGGCAGAAGGGATGGCAGTGTCCACGTGGCCAGACATCTCTCACCTCTCCGTCTCAAGGCCAGAGCTGATCAATGTTCTGAGgcagatgggccaacaggtcAAGTGGCCTCAGAAGATGAAAGCACCCGACTCTTTCCGGAACCCTGGTGTCTGGTGCGACTTCCACCGAGACCACAGTCACAAATTGGAGGACTGCATCGCACAAAAGATCGAGGTCAACAAGCTGCTTAAGAAAGGACACCTCAGGGAGTTCCTTTCCGAGAAGGCCAAGAGCCATCTAAGGAAGGAGACAACGGGAAAGCCAACTGAAGCTGCTCTCGTCTCGCCACCTCGACAGGACCGAGTGATTCATGTCATATTGGGCGGTTCGGAGATCAGCGGCATAAGCCATGCAGCCGCGAAGAAAAGCACCTGGAACGCTAAGCACGGACTAGAGGTAGCCAAGCCAAAACGTCTGCTCCTAGGCACAGACGAAATAAGCTTCACGGCCAAGGAGGAGGAGAAAGTTCTCAGCCCGCATCTTGACGCCCTGGTCATATCACTCATTGTAGCGAACTACCTGGTGAAAAGGATACTGGTAGATAATGGAAGCTCCGAcaacatcatcttccaggcCGCATACAAGGACCCGGGGCTGGAGGAAAGTGCTCTAACTAGGAGGACAACCCCACTTATAGGATTGAGCGGGGAAGTAAAAAAACCCGCCGGAGAGGTGACCCTCCCGGTATACGCCGAAGGAATCAACATGTCAACCAAGTACATCGTTGTTGAATGCGACTCATCCTACAATATGATCCTAGGACAGCCCTGGATTCACGGCATGTGA